The following is a genomic window from uncultured Fusobacterium sp..
AACTACCATTTTAATAATAGGATACTCCTTTTGTTCCCCTTTGCTCCCTATTCTATTTATAAAGAATTTTATTCTAACATAAATATATTTAGCAATAAAACTTCCTAACCAAAGTCCTATACATAAAGATATTGTCAATTTTAAAGCAATTACATTTTTAGTTGGTTCAACTCCAGCTTGTAAATAGTATTGGCAATAAAAAATAAACGCCGACAATAAAAGTCCAATAATAATAGATGCAAATCTCCCTATCTTATCCTCAAATAAAACTACTTTCCAAGTTGAAAAATATATCATTGCTGGAATTATCATTAAACCAAAATAATAATAGTGTTTATTTAATCCCATTAATAAAAATAATAGTATAAAGCAGATAGATATTGTTTTTACAGTTTTTTCAGAAAAATTTCTCATTCTCTTCCTCCAGTCAGTTTTTCTTTTTCTTTTACCTCTCTCTCCATTTTAGAAAATACACAACCACAATAATCTTGCCTATATAGTTCATATTCCCTTGAAATTTCAGTACTTCTTAAATATCTATTTTTCTTTTTAAAATCTCCATTTAGAAATTTTATACCATATTTTTCAGATAGTTTTTCTCCTATCTCATTTATCCATTGAGCATTTTTTAAAGGACTTATACTAAGAACAGTTGAAAAATAATCAAATCCTAACTCTTTAGCTTTTTGTACAGTAGCTTCCATTCTAAGAGTATAGCATTTAAAACATCTCTCTCCTCCTTCTCTTCTATCTTCTAATCCTTTTACTTGTTTAAAAAAATCCTCTTTGGGATTGTAATTTCCTTCAATTACTTTAATTGAATACCCTCTTTTTTCATGATACTCTCTCTGCTCATTTAAACGTTTATAATACTCTTCTTCAAATGTAATATTAGGATTATAAAAATAAACAG
Proteins encoded in this region:
- a CDS encoding epoxyqueuosine reductase QueH translates to MKINYEILMEQQLKEIEKTGIKPKLLLHSCCAPCSSAILEFLQNYFDITVYFYNPNITFEEEYYKRLNEQREYHEKRGYSIKVIEGNYNPKEDFFKQVKGLEDRREGGERCFKCYTLRMEATVQKAKELGFDYFSTVLSISPLKNAQWINEIGEKLSEKYGIKFLNGDFKKKNRYLRSTEISREYELYRQDYCGCVFSKMEREVKEKEKLTGGRE